In Candidatus Methylomirabilota bacterium, the genomic window GGGATGCCGTTTCGCACCTGAGCTCCACGCAGGAGGAAATAGTGGCAAAGAAATCGCTAATTGCCAAGGCCAGGCGGGAACCCAAGTTCAAGGTCCGCCGCTACAACCGATGTCCCCTGTGCGGGAGGGCGAGGGCTTTTCTTAGGAAATTCCAGATGTGTCGCATCTGCTTCCGCATGAGGGCCCTGCGAGGCGAGATCCCTGGCGTTATCAAGGCGAGCTGGTAAGGCGACTTACCTAGAGAGGACTGCCGGCGAATGGTTATGACCGACCCCATTGCGGATATGCTCACTCGAATCCGAAACGCCATTATGGCCAAGCACACCTCTGTGGCCATCCCCAAGAGTAAGCTCAAGATGCGCGTCGCCGAGATTCTAAAGGATGAGGGCTACATCAAGGCTTTCAAGGCCGTCCAGGGGGACAAGCACGATATATTGCACATAGAGTTCAAGTACATCGACGAGGGCGGGGGGCAAAACGTCATCCGCGGCATCAAACGCATAAGCAAACCCGGCAGGCGCAGATACGTCAATGCCGATGAGGTACCCCGGGTTCTAAACGGCTTGGGGACGGCTATCCTCACCACCTCCCGCGGCCTCATGGCCGACCGCGAGTGTCGCCGCCAGCGGATCGGTGGCGAGGTGATGTGCGAGATCTGGTAAGGGAAGGAGCCCGGAATGTCCCGCGTAGGATTGCGGCCCATCGAGATTCCC contains:
- a CDS encoding type Z 30S ribosomal protein S14 — its product is MAKKSLIAKARREPKFKVRRYNRCPLCGRARAFLRKFQMCRICFRMRALRGEIPGVIKASW
- the rpsH gene encoding 30S ribosomal protein S8, whose product is MVMTDPIADMLTRIRNAIMAKHTSVAIPKSKLKMRVAEILKDEGYIKAFKAVQGDKHDILHIEFKYIDEGGGQNVIRGIKRISKPGRRRYVNADEVPRVLNGLGTAILTTSRGLMADRECRRQRIGGEVMCEIW